The following coding sequences lie in one Euhalothece natronophila Z-M001 genomic window:
- a CDS encoding glycine/sarcosine N-methyltransferase, translating into MAIQEKKVQDYGDNPIEVRDSDHYQNEYVEGFVEKWDELINWQARSSSEGDFFIKTLREHGAERVLDAATGTGFHSIRLIEAGFNVASVDGSVEMLVKAFENATRKEQILRTVHADWRWLTRDVQERFDAIVCLGNSFTHLFSEKDRRKTLAEFYAALKHDGILILDQRNYDLILDEGFKTKHTYYYCGDNVQAEPEHVDDGLARFRYQFPDESVYHLNMFPLRKDYVRRLLHEVGFQEVTTYGDFQETYHQDDPDFFIHVAKKEFHED; encoded by the coding sequence ATGGCTATTCAAGAAAAAAAAGTCCAAGATTACGGTGATAATCCCATTGAAGTTCGTGATAGTGACCATTATCAAAACGAATATGTAGAAGGATTTGTTGAAAAATGGGATGAACTAATCAACTGGCAAGCTCGCTCTAGTAGTGAAGGAGATTTCTTCATTAAAACCCTCAGAGAACATGGTGCAGAGCGTGTTCTAGATGCTGCCACCGGAACAGGCTTCCACTCCATCCGTTTGATTGAAGCCGGTTTTAATGTGGCAAGTGTTGATGGTAGCGTTGAGATGCTCGTTAAGGCTTTTGAAAACGCCACTCGTAAAGAGCAAATTTTACGCACTGTCCATGCTGACTGGCGTTGGCTAACTCGCGATGTTCAAGAAAGATTTGATGCCATTGTTTGTTTAGGAAACTCCTTTACTCATCTTTTCTCTGAGAAAGACCGTCGTAAAACCCTCGCTGAATTTTATGCGGCTTTAAAACATGACGGAATTTTGATTTTAGACCAACGCAACTATGACCTCATCTTAGATGAAGGCTTCAAAACCAAGCACACCTACTACTATTGTGGGGACAATGTGCAAGCTGAACCTGAGCATGTTGATGACGGGTTAGCTCGTTTCCGTTATCAATTCCCAGATGAATCAGTCTATCACCTGAATATGTTCCCCTTACGGAAAGACTATGTTCGTCGTCTCTTACACGAAGTCGGTTTCCAAGAGGTAACCACTTATGGAGACTTCCAAGAAACCTATCATCAAGATGATCCTGACTTCTTTATTCACGTTGCGAAAAAAGAATTTCATGAAGATTAA
- a CDS encoding sarcosine/dimethylglycine N-methyltransferase, whose product MTKADAVAQQAQDYYDSNSADGFYYRIWGGEDLHIGMYNTPDEPIYDASVRTVARICSKISNWPAGTKVLDLGAGYGGSARYMAKHHGFVVDCINISLVQNERNRQKNKEQGLADKIRVFDGSFEELPFENNSYDVLWSQDSILHSGNRRKVIEEADRVLKSGGDFVFTDPMQTDNCPEGVLEPVLERIHLDSLGSVSFYRQVAEEMGWEFVEFDEQTHQLVNHYSRVLQELEAHYDQLQPECSKEYLDRMKVGLNHWINAGKSGYMAWGILKFHKP is encoded by the coding sequence ATGACTAAAGCAGACGCAGTCGCTCAACAAGCACAAGACTATTACGATAGCAATAGTGCCGACGGCTTCTACTATCGCATTTGGGGAGGAGAAGACCTCCACATCGGGATGTATAATACCCCTGATGAACCAATTTATGATGCCAGTGTCCGTACTGTTGCCCGCATTTGCAGTAAAATTAGTAATTGGCCCGCAGGCACTAAGGTACTTGATCTTGGGGCAGGTTATGGTGGCTCCGCTCGTTATATGGCAAAGCATCATGGCTTTGTGGTTGATTGCATTAATATCAGTTTGGTACAAAACGAGCGCAATCGCCAGAAAAACAAAGAACAAGGACTAGCAGATAAAATTCGGGTCTTTGATGGCAGTTTTGAAGAGTTGCCCTTTGAAAATAATAGTTATGACGTTCTGTGGTCACAGGATTCGATTCTCCACAGTGGCAACCGTCGTAAGGTCATCGAAGAAGCTGATCGCGTTCTTAAGTCTGGTGGAGATTTTGTTTTCACTGATCCCATGCAGACGGATAATTGCCCTGAAGGGGTGTTAGAGCCAGTTTTAGAGCGGATTCACCTTGATAGCTTAGGGTCAGTCAGTTTCTATCGCCAAGTAGCAGAAGAAATGGGCTGGGAATTTGTAGAGTTTGATGAGCAAACTCACCAGCTAGTTAACCACTACAGCCGTGTCTTACAAGAGTTGGAAGCTCATTATGACCAACTGCAGCCTGAATGTTCTAAGGAATATTTAGATCGGATGAAAGTGGGCTTAAACCACTGGATTAATGCAGGTAAGAGTGGTTATATGGCTTGGGGAATTCTCAAGTTCCATAAACCCTAG
- a CDS encoding acyl-CoA dehydrogenase — protein MKLSSPENQAETAVTSSLQAFLETDIAPKANRLDTDTIALQRALSQLNQFQFLGLRVPKVYGGLEASLLTFRQVQALIPRYSGAFAFLQTQHQSAASLLANSENQVLKERYLPAMAKGETLMGVGFSQLRRTHNPPLTAIPVEGGYQLAGKVPWITGYGYFQYFIIGATLPDGKALYGVVPLIPTPQPEGGNLEFSSPMQLSVMNATNTVAATVENWFLSEEEVLFIKPANAIHDSDKKNVLHHGFYALGCARAGLDILENNAGKKELPFLEESHQTLAQKHQSLSEAMFAALPPTETSFQYRLSLRVKAIHLAQRCAHAAVISSSGAANAQSHPAQRVYREALLFSVSGQTKAVMEASLNTIADYV, from the coding sequence ATGAAATTGTCCTCCCCAGAAAATCAAGCTGAAACTGCTGTTACTTCTTCCTTACAAGCGTTCTTAGAAACAGATATTGCCCCAAAAGCAAACCGCCTTGATACTGATACAATTGCGTTACAAAGAGCCTTATCCCAATTGAATCAATTTCAGTTTTTGGGCTTACGAGTTCCCAAAGTGTATGGAGGCTTAGAAGCAAGTTTATTAACGTTTCGGCAAGTGCAAGCCTTAATTCCTCGTTACTCGGGAGCATTTGCCTTTCTACAAACCCAACATCAAAGTGCTGCCTCTCTACTTGCTAACAGTGAGAATCAAGTTTTAAAAGAGCGTTATCTTCCTGCTATGGCAAAGGGAGAAACCTTGATGGGGGTGGGTTTTTCGCAATTGCGACGCACTCATAATCCCCCTCTAACAGCAATACCAGTAGAAGGAGGGTATCAACTTGCGGGGAAAGTACCTTGGATTACCGGTTATGGCTATTTCCAGTATTTTATTATTGGGGCAACTTTACCAGATGGAAAAGCCCTTTATGGGGTAGTTCCCTTGATCCCGACTCCTCAACCAGAAGGGGGAAACCTGGAATTTTCCTCCCCGATGCAGTTATCTGTCATGAATGCTACCAATACCGTAGCCGCAACCGTAGAGAATTGGTTTTTAAGTGAGGAGGAAGTGCTATTTATTAAGCCTGCAAACGCCATTCATGATAGTGACAAGAAAAATGTCTTACACCATGGTTTTTATGCTTTAGGATGTGCGCGAGCGGGGTTAGATATTCTAGAAAATAATGCGGGGAAAAAGGAGTTACCTTTTCTAGAAGAAAGTCATCAAACCTTAGCACAAAAGCATCAGTCTCTCTCAGAAGCTATGTTTGCCGCGCTTCCCCCCACAGAAACTTCTTTTCAATATCGTCTGAGTTTACGAGTAAAAGCGATTCATTTAGCCCAACGTTGCGCCCATGCTGCGGTGATTTCCTCTAGTGGGGCGGCAAATGCTCAAAGTCATCCTGCACAACGGGTTTATCGCGAGGCGTTATTATTTTCGGTTTCTGGTCAAACTAAGGCAGTAATGGAAGCAAGTTTGAATACAATCGCAGATTATGTCTAA
- a CDS encoding serine hydrolase: protein MPFYQEDKQLQGIVLEILKQVWQQFPELEKNQIALTWLIYDTPLRGASYRGNHLCYPASLVKLFYLVAVLEWLKRGLVAKSSELDRAISDMIIDSSNDATSLVVDSLTGTTSGPELSRNAFLTWQSQRNLVNRYFQSLRWQELEGINVNQKTWGDGPYGRERAFVGEFLENRNQLTTKAVARLFHEIISDKAVSVEASHYMKGLLARSLPPPSLSDIGEENQITGFLGEVLPKEATLYSKAGWMSQVRHDSAYIKLPNCPPYLLVVFTERPTSSPNRALLPFISQQFLEAMRNQ from the coding sequence ATGCCCTTCTATCAGGAAGATAAACAACTGCAAGGGATTGTCTTGGAAATCTTAAAGCAGGTTTGGCAACAGTTTCCAGAATTGGAGAAGAATCAAATTGCCTTAACTTGGTTAATCTATGACACGCCGCTACGAGGGGCAAGTTATCGAGGAAATCACTTATGTTATCCGGCGAGTTTGGTAAAACTATTTTATTTAGTGGCAGTATTAGAGTGGTTGAAACGAGGGCTTGTCGCCAAATCTTCCGAGCTAGATCGGGCCATTTCTGATATGATTATTGACTCTAGTAATGATGCCACAAGTTTAGTCGTGGATAGCTTAACAGGAACTACCAGTGGGCCAGAATTATCACGTAATGCTTTTCTCACTTGGCAATCGCAACGAAACTTAGTGAATCGCTATTTCCAATCGCTACGTTGGCAAGAGTTAGAAGGGATTAATGTCAATCAAAAAACTTGGGGAGATGGCCCTTATGGGCGAGAAAGGGCGTTTGTGGGAGAATTTTTAGAAAATCGTAATCAACTGACGACTAAAGCTGTGGCAAGGCTATTTCATGAAATTATTAGCGATAAGGCAGTTTCTGTTGAGGCTTCTCACTATATGAAAGGATTACTAGCGCGATCGCTGCCTCCTCCTTCTTTAAGCGACATTGGAGAAGAAAATCAAATTACAGGCTTTTTAGGAGAGGTTCTTCCCAAAGAGGCTACTTTATACTCAAAAGCAGGGTGGATGAGTCAAGTGCGACATGATAGCGCTTATATTAAACTTCCCAACTGTCCCCCTTATCTGCTAGTTGTCTTTACAGAACGTCCCACTTCTTCCCCAAATCGGGCGTTATTACCGTTTATCTCTCAGCAATTTTTAGAAGCCATGAGAAACCAGTAA
- the psaD gene encoding photosystem I reaction center subunit II PsaD, which translates to MNELLSGQTPIFGGSTGGLLTAADTEEKYGITWTSDKEQAFEMPTGGAAIMREGENVFYFARKEQCLALGTQLRTKFKPKIEDFKIYRIYPNGELEYLHPKDGVFPENVNEGRPYVGKIDRKIGKNPDPATVKFSGKEPYEV; encoded by the coding sequence ATGAATGAATTACTCTCTGGACAAACTCCTATATTTGGCGGAAGCACCGGCGGCTTATTAACTGCTGCCGACACCGAAGAAAAATACGGCATCACTTGGACTAGTGATAAAGAACAAGCGTTTGAAATGCCCACAGGTGGGGCTGCTATTATGCGCGAAGGGGAAAATGTCTTCTATTTTGCCCGTAAAGAACAGTGCCTCGCTTTGGGAACGCAATTACGAACCAAATTTAAGCCTAAAATCGAGGATTTCAAAATTTATCGCATTTATCCCAATGGGGAATTAGAATATCTCCATCCTAAAGACGGAGTATTCCCTGAAAATGTCAATGAAGGTCGTCCTTACGTGGGCAAAATCGATCGCAAAATCGGTAAAAATCCTGATCCTGCGACCGTGAAATTCTCTGGAAAAGAACCTTACGAAGTTTAA